From the genome of Oncorhynchus tshawytscha isolate Ot180627B linkage group LG31, Otsh_v2.0, whole genome shotgun sequence, one region includes:
- the LOC112229800 gene encoding retinoic acid receptor RXR-beta-A isoform X9 codes for MGDSRDSRSPDSSSVSSPPSGLHSPPLTPTAAAMTSLPPFTSDVNSPTSSMGSPFSVISSSLGSPCLPGTPSVGYGPISSPQINSTVSMSGLHAVSSSDDVKPPFGLGGHSPGGPMLSQKRLCAICGDRSSGKHYGVYSCEGCKGFFKRTVRKDLSYTCRDNKDCLVDKRQRNRCQYCRYQKCLACGMKREAVQEERQRNKERESEAESTSAVNEEMPVEKILEAEMAVEQKTEVHADGTSEGSSVNPNDPVTNICQAADKQLFTLVEWAKRVPHFSELALDDQVILLRAGWNELLIASFSHRSISVKDGILLATGLHVHRNSAHSAGVGAIFDRVLTELVSKMRDMQMDKTELGCLRAIILFNPDAKGLSSSSEVELLREKVYASLESYCKQRYPDQQGRFAKLLLRLPALRSIGLKCLEHLFFFKLIGDTPIDTFLMEMLEAPHQLT; via the exons ATGGGCGACAGCAGAG ATTCCCGCAGCCCAGACAGCTCCTCTGTGTCCTCCCCTCCCTCGGGCCTGCACTCACCCCCCCTGACCCCCACAGCTGCCGCCATGACGTCTCTGCCGCCCTTCACCTCGGACGTCAACAGCCCCACCAGCAGCATGGGCTCGCCCTTCTCTGTCATCAGCTCCTCTTTGGGGTCGCCATGCCTGCCCGGGACACCCTCGGTGGGCTACGGCCCCATTAGCAGCCCCCAG ATCAACTCCACAGTGTCCATGTCGGGGCTGCACGCGGTCAGCAGCTCGGACGACGTGAAGCCTCCGTTCGGGCTGGGGGGCCACAGCCCAGGGGGCCCCATGCTCTCCCAGAAGCGCCTGTGTGCCATCTGCGGCGACCGCTCCTCCG gtaagCACTACGGAGTGTACAGCTGCGAAGGCTGCAAGGGTTTCTTCAAGCGCACGGTGCGCAAGGACCTGAGCTACACCTGCCGGGACAACAAGGACTGCCTGGTGGACAAGCGCCAGCGCAACCGCTGCCAGTACTGCCGCTACCAGAAGTGCCTGGCCTGTGGCATGAAGAGGGAAG CCGTGCAGGAAGAGCGCCAGAGGAACAAGGAGCGGGAGAGTGAGGCGGAGTCGACCAGCGCCGTCAACGAGGAGATGCCCGTGGAAAAGATCCTGGAGGCCGAGATGGCCGTAGAGCAGAAGACCGAGGTGCATGCCGACGGGACCTCCGAGGGCAGCtcggtaaat ccCAACGACCCGGTCACCAACATTTGCCAGGCTGCAGACAAGCAGCTGTTTACCCTGGTGGAGTGGGCCAAGAGGGTCCCCCACTTCTCTGAGCTGGCCCTGGACGACCAGGTCATCCTGCTACGCGCCG gttGGAACGAGCTGCTGATTGCCTCCTTCTCTCACCGCTCCATCAGCGTGAAAGATGGCATCCTACTGGCCACCGGCCTGCATGTGCACAGGAACAGCGCCCACAGCGCTGGCGTTGGAGCCATCTTCGACAG AGTTCTCACTGAGCTAGTCAGTAAGATGAGAGACATGCAGATGGACAAGACCGAGCTCGGGTGCCTCCGAGCCATCATCCTCTTCAACCCGG ATGCCAAGGGCCTGTCCAGCTCCAGTGAAGTGGAATTGCTGAGGGAGAAGGTGTACGCATCGCTGGAGTCCTATTGTAAACAGAGATACCCTGACCAGCAGGGCAG GTTCGCTAAGCTCCTCCTCCGGCTGCCAGCGCTACGCTCCATTGGCCTGAAGTGCCTGGAGCACCTGTTCTTCTTCAAGCTGATTGGTGACACCCCTATCGACACATTCCTCATGGAGATGCTGGAGGCGCCCCACCAGCTGACCTAG
- the LOC112229800 gene encoding retinoic acid receptor RXR-beta-A isoform X6: protein MGDSRDSRSPDSSSVSSPPSGLHSPPLTPTAAAMTSLPPFTSDVNSPTSSMGSPFSVISSSLGSPCLPGTPSVGYGPISSPQINSTVSMSGLHAVSSSDDVKPPFGLGGHSPGGPMLSQKRLCAICGDRSSGKHYGVYSCEGCKGFFKRTVRKDLSYTCRDNKDCLVDKRQRNRCQYCRYQKCLACGMKREVVQDERQRCKEERGREGVMSVQEERQRNKERESEAESTSAVNEEMPVEKILEAEMAVEQKTEVHADGTSEGSSPNDPVTNICQAADKQLFTLVEWAKRVPHFSELALDDQVILLRAGWNELLIASFSHRSISVKDGILLATGLHVHRNSAHSAGVGAIFDRVLTELVSKMRDMQMDKTELGCLRAIILFNPDAKGLSSSSEVELLREKVYASLESYCKQRYPDQQGRFAKLLLRLPALRSIGLKCLEHLFFFKLIGDTPIDTFLMEMLEAPHQLT from the exons ATGGGCGACAGCAGAG ATTCCCGCAGCCCAGACAGCTCCTCTGTGTCCTCCCCTCCCTCGGGCCTGCACTCACCCCCCCTGACCCCCACAGCTGCCGCCATGACGTCTCTGCCGCCCTTCACCTCGGACGTCAACAGCCCCACCAGCAGCATGGGCTCGCCCTTCTCTGTCATCAGCTCCTCTTTGGGGTCGCCATGCCTGCCCGGGACACCCTCGGTGGGCTACGGCCCCATTAGCAGCCCCCAG ATCAACTCCACAGTGTCCATGTCGGGGCTGCACGCGGTCAGCAGCTCGGACGACGTGAAGCCTCCGTTCGGGCTGGGGGGCCACAGCCCAGGGGGCCCCATGCTCTCCCAGAAGCGCCTGTGTGCCATCTGCGGCGACCGCTCCTCCG gtaagCACTACGGAGTGTACAGCTGCGAAGGCTGCAAGGGTTTCTTCAAGCGCACGGTGCGCAAGGACCTGAGCTACACCTGCCGGGACAACAAGGACTGCCTGGTGGACAAGCGCCAGCGCAACCGCTGCCAGTACTGCCGCTACCAGAAGTGCCTGGCCTGTGGCATGAAGAGGGAAG TGGTCCAAGATGAACGACAGAGATGtaaggaggaaagagggagggaaggagtgatgT CCGTGCAGGAAGAGCGCCAGAGGAACAAGGAGCGGGAGAGTGAGGCGGAGTCGACCAGCGCCGTCAACGAGGAGATGCCCGTGGAAAAGATCCTGGAGGCCGAGATGGCCGTAGAGCAGAAGACCGAGGTGCATGCCGACGGGACCTCCGAGGGCAGCtcg ccCAACGACCCGGTCACCAACATTTGCCAGGCTGCAGACAAGCAGCTGTTTACCCTGGTGGAGTGGGCCAAGAGGGTCCCCCACTTCTCTGAGCTGGCCCTGGACGACCAGGTCATCCTGCTACGCGCCG gttGGAACGAGCTGCTGATTGCCTCCTTCTCTCACCGCTCCATCAGCGTGAAAGATGGCATCCTACTGGCCACCGGCCTGCATGTGCACAGGAACAGCGCCCACAGCGCTGGCGTTGGAGCCATCTTCGACAG AGTTCTCACTGAGCTAGTCAGTAAGATGAGAGACATGCAGATGGACAAGACCGAGCTCGGGTGCCTCCGAGCCATCATCCTCTTCAACCCGG ATGCCAAGGGCCTGTCCAGCTCCAGTGAAGTGGAATTGCTGAGGGAGAAGGTGTACGCATCGCTGGAGTCCTATTGTAAACAGAGATACCCTGACCAGCAGGGCAG GTTCGCTAAGCTCCTCCTCCGGCTGCCAGCGCTACGCTCCATTGGCCTGAAGTGCCTGGAGCACCTGTTCTTCTTCAAGCTGATTGGTGACACCCCTATCGACACATTCCTCATGGAGATGCTGGAGGCGCCCCACCAGCTGACCTAG
- the LOC112229800 gene encoding retinoic acid receptor RXR-beta-A isoform X4, with the protein MGDSRDSRSPDSSSVSSPPSGLHSPPLTPTAAAMTSLPPFTSDVNSPTSSMGSPFSVISSSLGSPCLPGTPSVGYGPISSPQINSTVSMSGLHAVSSSDDVKPPFGLGGHSPGGPMLSQKRLCAICGDRSSGKHYGVYSCEGCKGFFKRTVRKDLSYTCRDNKDCLVDKRQRNRCQYCRYQKCLACGMKREVVQDERQRSVQEERQRNKERESEAESTSAVNEEMPVEKILEAEMAVEQKTEVHADGTSEGSSPNDPVTNICQAADKQLFTLVEWAKRVPHFSELALDDQVILLRAGWNELLIASFSHRSISVKDGILLATGLHVHRNSAHSAGVGAIFDRESAHNAEVGAIFDRVLTELVSKMRDMQMDKTELGCLRAIILFNPDAKGLSSSSEVELLREKVYASLESYCKQRYPDQQGRFAKLLLRLPALRSIGLKCLEHLFFFKLIGDTPIDTFLMEMLEAPHQLT; encoded by the exons ATGGGCGACAGCAGAG ATTCCCGCAGCCCAGACAGCTCCTCTGTGTCCTCCCCTCCCTCGGGCCTGCACTCACCCCCCCTGACCCCCACAGCTGCCGCCATGACGTCTCTGCCGCCCTTCACCTCGGACGTCAACAGCCCCACCAGCAGCATGGGCTCGCCCTTCTCTGTCATCAGCTCCTCTTTGGGGTCGCCATGCCTGCCCGGGACACCCTCGGTGGGCTACGGCCCCATTAGCAGCCCCCAG ATCAACTCCACAGTGTCCATGTCGGGGCTGCACGCGGTCAGCAGCTCGGACGACGTGAAGCCTCCGTTCGGGCTGGGGGGCCACAGCCCAGGGGGCCCCATGCTCTCCCAGAAGCGCCTGTGTGCCATCTGCGGCGACCGCTCCTCCG gtaagCACTACGGAGTGTACAGCTGCGAAGGCTGCAAGGGTTTCTTCAAGCGCACGGTGCGCAAGGACCTGAGCTACACCTGCCGGGACAACAAGGACTGCCTGGTGGACAAGCGCCAGCGCAACCGCTGCCAGTACTGCCGCTACCAGAAGTGCCTGGCCTGTGGCATGAAGAGGGAAG TGGTCCAAGATGAACGACAGAGAT CCGTGCAGGAAGAGCGCCAGAGGAACAAGGAGCGGGAGAGTGAGGCGGAGTCGACCAGCGCCGTCAACGAGGAGATGCCCGTGGAAAAGATCCTGGAGGCCGAGATGGCCGTAGAGCAGAAGACCGAGGTGCATGCCGACGGGACCTCCGAGGGCAGCtcg ccCAACGACCCGGTCACCAACATTTGCCAGGCTGCAGACAAGCAGCTGTTTACCCTGGTGGAGTGGGCCAAGAGGGTCCCCCACTTCTCTGAGCTGGCCCTGGACGACCAGGTCATCCTGCTACGCGCCG gttGGAACGAGCTGCTGATTGCCTCCTTCTCTCACCGCTCCATCAGCGTGAAAGATGGCATCCTACTGGCCACCGGCCTGCATGTGCACAGGAACAGCGCCCACAGCGCTGGCGTTGGAGCCATCTTCGACAG GGAGAGTGCGCACAATGCAGAGGTTGGGGCCATATTTGACAG AGTTCTCACTGAGCTAGTCAGTAAGATGAGAGACATGCAGATGGACAAGACCGAGCTCGGGTGCCTCCGAGCCATCATCCTCTTCAACCCGG ATGCCAAGGGCCTGTCCAGCTCCAGTGAAGTGGAATTGCTGAGGGAGAAGGTGTACGCATCGCTGGAGTCCTATTGTAAACAGAGATACCCTGACCAGCAGGGCAG GTTCGCTAAGCTCCTCCTCCGGCTGCCAGCGCTACGCTCCATTGGCCTGAAGTGCCTGGAGCACCTGTTCTTCTTCAAGCTGATTGGTGACACCCCTATCGACACATTCCTCATGGAGATGCTGGAGGCGCCCCACCAGCTGACCTAG